A stretch of Bacillus pseudomycoides DNA encodes these proteins:
- the hisI gene encoding phosphoribosyl-AMP cyclohydrolase — MTPDFSKGLLPAVVVEEETKEILMLAYMNEEAYEKTLETKKTWFYSRSRQALWNKGATSGHVQYVQSLYLDCDQDSIVIIVKQVGPACHTGEKTCFHYKII, encoded by the coding sequence ATGACACCAGATTTTTCAAAGGGATTGCTACCAGCTGTTGTAGTGGAGGAAGAAACAAAAGAAATATTGATGCTAGCGTATATGAATGAAGAAGCGTATGAAAAAACGTTAGAAACGAAGAAAACATGGTTTTATTCACGTTCCCGGCAAGCGTTATGGAATAAAGGAGCAACGTCAGGGCATGTGCAGTATGTTCAATCACTGTATCTAGATTGTGATCAAGATTCGATTGTAATTATTGTTAAGCAAGTAGGGCCAGCTTGTCACACGGGGGAGAAAACATGTTTTCATTATAAAATCATATAA
- the hisF gene encoding imidazole glycerol phosphate synthase subunit HisF: MLTKRIIPCLDVKGGRVVKGVNFVGLQDVGDPVEIADLYNQAGADEIVFLDITATHEGRKTIVDVVERTASKVFIPLTVGGGISAVQDMYTLLRAGADKVSLNSAAVRNPKLVGEGAKHFGSQCIVVAIDARKVRGNKWNVYVKGGRIDTGIDVVQWAKQVEQLGAGEILLTSMDADGTKDGYDFHLTETISQVVSIPVIASGGCGSAEDIVKVFQKTSASAALAASIFHYGEATVQEVKQKLQEAEIEVRL; encoded by the coding sequence ATGTTAACAAAGCGGATTATTCCATGTTTAGACGTGAAAGGCGGCCGCGTTGTAAAGGGTGTGAATTTTGTAGGATTACAAGATGTGGGTGATCCTGTTGAAATAGCTGATTTGTACAATCAAGCAGGTGCTGATGAAATTGTTTTTTTAGATATTACAGCAACACATGAGGGAAGAAAGACGATTGTGGATGTTGTAGAGAGAACGGCGTCAAAAGTATTTATTCCACTTACAGTTGGAGGGGGGATCTCAGCGGTTCAAGATATGTACACTTTGTTAAGAGCAGGAGCGGATAAAGTTTCACTTAACTCAGCAGCAGTGAGGAATCCAAAGTTAGTTGGAGAAGGAGCCAAACATTTCGGTTCACAATGTATTGTGGTCGCAATTGATGCAAGGAAAGTACGTGGAAATAAATGGAATGTATATGTAAAGGGTGGACGAATTGATACGGGAATCGATGTTGTTCAATGGGCAAAACAAGTGGAACAGTTAGGCGCTGGAGAAATTTTACTTACGAGTATGGATGCAGATGGAACGAAAGATGGCTATGATTTTCATTTGACAGAAACAATTTCACAAGTGGTTTCGATTCCAGTTATTGCGTCGGGGGGATGTGGAAGCGCTGAAGATATTGTAAAAGTGTTTCAAAAAACATCGGCAAGTGCTGCATTAGCAGCCTCTATTTTTCATTATGGTGAGGCAACAGTGCAAGAGGTGAAGCAAAAATTGCAAGAAGCGGAGATTGAGGTGAGATTATGA
- the hisA gene encoding 1-(5-phosphoribosyl)-5-[(5-phosphoribosylamino)methylideneamino]imidazole-4-carboxamide isomerase produces the protein MEIFPAIDLKQGRCVRLYQGEFQKETVMNENPVTQALQFEKLGARTLHIVDLDGAVAGQSMNLSVIEDICKAVRIPVQVGGGIRSLETVEMLLSVGVEKVILGTAALYNRPFLEKAVRLYGENIIVGIDAKNGYVATRGWLDVSEISYIELAKKMESAGVQTIIFTDIAKDGTLEGPNFEQLQLLQEAVSLRLVASGGVCSLQDVQKLKDMNVYGVIIGKALYEKTIDLEEALQVTKIC, from the coding sequence ATGGAAATCTTCCCAGCTATCGATTTAAAACAAGGGCGGTGCGTTCGGCTATATCAAGGAGAATTTCAAAAGGAAACGGTTATGAATGAAAATCCAGTTACTCAAGCGTTACAGTTTGAAAAATTAGGAGCAAGAACATTGCATATTGTTGATCTGGACGGAGCTGTTGCTGGTCAATCAATGAATCTTTCTGTAATTGAAGATATATGTAAAGCAGTTCGAATTCCAGTTCAAGTAGGGGGAGGAATACGCTCTCTTGAAACTGTTGAAATGCTACTGTCAGTAGGAGTAGAAAAAGTTATTTTAGGAACAGCAGCATTGTATAATCGGCCTTTTTTAGAAAAAGCAGTTCGTTTATATGGAGAGAATATTATTGTGGGTATTGATGCGAAAAATGGTTACGTTGCAACGAGAGGCTGGTTAGATGTATCTGAAATTTCTTACATTGAGCTTGCGAAGAAAATGGAGAGTGCTGGCGTACAAACAATCATTTTTACCGACATTGCAAAAGACGGTACACTTGAAGGACCAAATTTCGAACAATTACAGCTACTGCAAGAAGCGGTGTCACTTCGTCTTGTTGCATCAGGCGGAGTGTGCTCATTGCAAGATGTACAGAAGTTAAAAGATATGAATGTATATGGTGTTATTATCGGAAAAGCGCTATATGAAAAAACAATTGATTTAGAAGAGGCATTGCAGGTGACAAAAATATGTTAA
- the hisZ gene encoding ATP phosphoribosyltransferase regulatory subunit, translating to MTKWKRANPDGTRDYVFEECTLIEEVEQKLRRNFLERGYEEIRTPTIEFYDVFAFRNRPIDEEKMYKFFDQQGRIIVLRPDMTIPLARVMGTLREDLALKLTYSGNVFRANESLSGKYNEIIQTGIEIIGIDNIRAEIECIVSAIHALQVVGIQSFTIELGQVQLYKCIVKKLSFGEEEESLLRTYIESKNYAELSRFLQENNLDRSDETVQLLERLPRLFGKLEVIEEAEKLASNHEMKQAIARVKEIYKTIEKLGYGSYISIDLGMIQHLHYYTGVIFRGYIYDVGGEIVSGGRYDELLGNFGESMPAVGLAVQVNQIVRTLQEQQKTFQRKGLDMIIHYSLETIAEAERLRGLLQKDGWKVELSMFENLQDTFQFAKKNGITKVIEATGKALVEYVWKEKWVIQKEGETSCVTFKLR from the coding sequence ATGACAAAATGGAAGCGAGCAAATCCAGATGGAACAAGAGATTATGTATTTGAAGAGTGTACGTTAATAGAAGAAGTTGAACAAAAATTACGACGTAATTTTTTAGAAAGGGGATATGAAGAAATTCGAACACCCACAATTGAATTTTATGATGTTTTTGCCTTTCGTAATAGGCCGATAGATGAAGAGAAAATGTATAAGTTTTTTGATCAACAAGGGCGTATTATCGTTTTGAGACCTGATATGACAATTCCTCTAGCAAGGGTAATGGGAACGCTCCGAGAGGATTTGGCTTTGAAACTAACATATAGCGGAAATGTATTTCGGGCAAACGAATCATTATCTGGAAAATACAATGAAATCATTCAAACAGGAATTGAAATCATTGGGATTGATAATATACGTGCTGAAATTGAATGTATCGTAAGTGCAATTCATGCTCTTCAAGTTGTAGGGATTCAATCTTTTACAATAGAATTAGGGCAAGTTCAGTTATACAAATGTATTGTTAAAAAGCTGTCATTTGGAGAAGAAGAAGAGTCGCTCTTACGTACGTATATTGAAAGTAAAAATTATGCGGAGCTGTCCCGTTTTTTACAAGAAAACAATTTAGATCGAAGTGATGAAACTGTACAGTTACTGGAAAGATTACCAAGATTATTTGGAAAACTTGAAGTGATTGAAGAAGCGGAAAAACTTGCTTCAAATCATGAGATGAAGCAAGCAATCGCACGGGTAAAAGAAATCTATAAAACGATTGAAAAATTAGGGTATGGTTCGTATATATCGATTGATCTTGGGATGATTCAACATTTACATTATTATACCGGAGTTATTTTTAGAGGTTATATATACGATGTTGGAGGAGAAATCGTTAGTGGCGGAAGGTATGACGAATTGCTTGGTAATTTTGGAGAATCAATGCCAGCGGTTGGGTTAGCTGTACAGGTAAACCAAATTGTACGGACATTACAAGAACAGCAAAAAACGTTCCAGCGAAAAGGTTTAGATATGATCATTCATTATTCTTTGGAAACGATAGCCGAAGCAGAAAGGCTACGTGGGTTACTTCAGAAAGATGGATGGAAAGTAGAACTGTCTATGTTTGAGAATTTACAAGATACATTTCAATTTGCAAAGAAGAATGGGATTACAAAAGTAATTGAAGCGACTGGAAAAGCATTAGTGGAATATGTATGGAAAGAAAAATGGGTGATACAGAAAGAAGGGGAAACTTCATGCGTAACATTCAAATTGCGTTAA
- the leuC gene encoding 3-isopropylmalate dehydratase large subunit produces MTKRLLDKLWERHIVTTNENGLDVLYIDLHLVHEVTSPQAFEGLRLANRNVRRPDLTFATMDHNIPTKDVWNITDRIAKQQLDALRENCKQFNIPLADIDDENQGIVHVIGPELGLTQPGKTIVCGDSHTATHGAFGALAFGIGTSEVEHVLATQTLWQRKPKAMGIELKGELSKGVYAKDIILHLLATYGVAFGTGYVMEFYGEAVANMEMEERMTLCNMAIEGGAKAGIIAPDEKTFAYVKGREYAPEEFDSAVANWKELYTEQDAIYDTHISIDVAQLAPYVTWGTNPSMGMRIDEQLPETRDKNDERAFAYMGLESGQSAFEIPIQHVFIGSCTNSRLSDLEIAAAVVKGKKVKEGVRALVVPGSKRVRKAAMEKGLHRIFEEAGFEWREPGCSMCLGMNPDQVPEGEHCASTSNRNFEGRQGKGARTHLVSPAMAAAAALYGHFVDVRKESYDGAVSYS; encoded by the coding sequence ATGACTAAAAGGTTACTAGATAAATTGTGGGAAAGACATATTGTGACGACAAATGAAAATGGATTAGATGTATTGTATATCGATCTTCATCTCGTACATGAAGTGACATCACCGCAAGCCTTTGAAGGCTTGCGGCTTGCAAATCGTAATGTTCGGAGACCAGATTTAACATTTGCAACGATGGATCATAATATTCCAACAAAGGATGTTTGGAATATTACGGATCGTATTGCGAAGCAACAATTAGATGCGCTTCGTGAAAATTGCAAGCAATTTAATATTCCATTAGCGGATATTGATGATGAAAATCAAGGGATTGTCCATGTTATTGGTCCAGAACTTGGACTAACGCAGCCGGGAAAGACCATTGTATGTGGCGATAGTCATACGGCAACGCATGGAGCATTTGGAGCGTTAGCATTTGGAATTGGTACAAGTGAAGTAGAGCATGTGCTAGCCACTCAAACATTGTGGCAAAGAAAACCAAAAGCAATGGGAATTGAATTGAAAGGGGAATTGTCAAAAGGGGTATATGCAAAAGATATTATTTTACATCTTCTTGCTACATATGGGGTAGCATTTGGAACTGGATATGTGATGGAATTTTACGGAGAAGCAGTTGCGAATATGGAAATGGAAGAGCGCATGACGCTTTGTAATATGGCAATAGAAGGCGGGGCGAAAGCTGGAATTATTGCGCCAGATGAAAAAACATTTGCCTATGTAAAAGGGCGCGAGTATGCACCAGAAGAGTTCGACTCAGCAGTAGCGAATTGGAAGGAACTTTATACTGAGCAAGATGCGATATATGATACTCATATTTCCATAGATGTTGCCCAATTAGCGCCGTATGTAACATGGGGAACAAACCCAAGTATGGGTATGCGTATCGATGAACAGTTACCGGAAACACGTGATAAAAATGATGAACGAGCTTTTGCGTATATGGGACTTGAATCGGGACAAAGTGCATTTGAAATTCCGATTCAGCATGTATTTATTGGTTCTTGTACAAATTCCCGTTTATCAGATTTAGAAATTGCCGCGGCTGTTGTGAAAGGAAAAAAGGTAAAAGAAGGGGTACGAGCGCTTGTTGTACCGGGATCTAAAAGGGTGCGAAAAGCAGCGATGGAAAAAGGGTTGCATCGTATATTTGAAGAAGCTGGATTTGAATGGAGAGAACCTGGGTGTTCTATGTGTCTTGGGATGAATCCAGATCAAGTGCCTGAAGGAGAACATTGTGCATCTACTTCCAATCGGAATTTTGAAGGACGGCAAGGGAAGGGTGCAAGAACACATTTAGTCAGTCCTGCTATGGCAGCCGCCGCAGCACTTTATGGTCATTTCGTTGATGTAAGAAAGGAGAGTTATGATGGAGCCGTTTCGTATTCATAA
- the hisG gene encoding ATP phosphoribosyltransferase, which translates to MRNIQIALTKGRLEKHVIPLFEKIGIDCTELMDKGRKLVFQSTSMNVSFILVKAVDVATYVEHGVADIGIVGKDILMEYEKDIYEMVDLEVGGCKFCVASIPTYNPKGYRKKRIATKYPHITSNYFRDKGEDVEIIKIEGSVEIAPLLGLADAIVDIVETGKTLQENGLIVFEEMYSISARMIVNKAALKTKKDEIFGIINKMECVITSGK; encoded by the coding sequence ATGCGTAACATTCAAATTGCGTTAACGAAGGGAAGACTTGAAAAGCATGTCATCCCGCTATTTGAAAAAATTGGAATTGATTGTACGGAATTGATGGATAAAGGAAGGAAGCTTGTATTCCAAAGCACCAGTATGAACGTTTCATTTATTCTAGTAAAAGCAGTAGATGTTGCGACTTATGTAGAACATGGTGTTGCAGACATTGGGATTGTTGGAAAAGATATTTTAATGGAGTATGAGAAAGATATATATGAAATGGTTGATTTAGAAGTAGGGGGTTGTAAGTTTTGTGTCGCCTCTATTCCAACATATAATCCGAAAGGTTATCGAAAAAAGAGAATTGCTACAAAGTATCCACATATTACTTCCAACTATTTTCGAGATAAAGGAGAAGATGTAGAGATTATAAAAATAGAAGGTTCTGTGGAAATAGCTCCTTTGCTCGGATTAGCAGATGCAATTGTTGATATTGTAGAAACTGGAAAAACATTACAAGAAAATGGATTGATTGTATTTGAAGAAATGTATTCCATATCTGCTCGAATGATTGTGAATAAAGCTGCTTTAAAAACAAAAAAAGACGAAATATTCGGTATTATCAATAAGATGGAGTGTGTAATTACTTCTGGTAAATGA
- the hisB gene encoding imidazoleglycerol-phosphate dehydratase HisB translates to MREASQVRGTTETRIKLSLQLDESTNVSIRTGVGFFDHMLTLFAKHGRFGLQIEAEGDVFVDAHHTVEDVGIVLGNCLKEALQNKEGINRYGAAYVPMDEALGFVAVDISGRSYLVFQGELKNPKLGDFDTELTEEFFRAVAHAANITLHARILYGNNTHHKVEAIFKAFGRALREAVDKNDKIVGVNSTKGLL, encoded by the coding sequence ATGCGTGAGGCAAGTCAAGTGCGGGGGACGACAGAAACAAGAATTAAACTGAGCTTACAACTAGATGAAAGTACAAATGTTTCGATTCGAACAGGTGTTGGTTTCTTTGATCATATGTTAACTTTGTTTGCAAAGCACGGCCGATTTGGTTTGCAAATTGAAGCAGAAGGTGATGTGTTTGTTGATGCTCACCATACTGTTGAAGATGTTGGGATTGTGCTTGGAAACTGTTTGAAAGAAGCATTGCAAAATAAAGAAGGTATTAATCGCTATGGAGCAGCATATGTACCAATGGATGAGGCTTTAGGCTTTGTGGCGGTTGATATAAGTGGTAGATCTTATCTCGTATTTCAAGGCGAATTGAAAAATCCTAAGTTAGGGGATTTTGATACAGAGCTGACCGAGGAGTTTTTCAGGGCGGTTGCGCATGCGGCAAATATCACATTACATGCTCGCATTTTATATGGAAATAATACGCATCACAAAGTTGAAGCGATATTTAAGGCATTTGGACGCGCATTGCGTGAGGCGGTAGATAAAAATGACAAAATTGTTGGTGTAAATTCTACGAAAGGACTGTTGTAA
- the leuD gene encoding 3-isopropylmalate dehydratase small subunit, whose product MEPFRIHKGTVAVLMNDNIDTDQIIPKQYLKRIERTGFGQFLFDEWRYGNDRQENPDFPLNAPERKGASILITGENFGCGSSREHAPWALADYGFRVIVAGGFADIFYMNCTKNGMLPIVMEKEMREKLAAVNPRDVIEVDLENEVITTSLHRFHFTIENMWKEKLLNGLDEIGITLQYEQQIQEYERNIAR is encoded by the coding sequence ATGGAGCCGTTTCGTATTCATAAAGGTACTGTTGCCGTACTAATGAACGATAATATTGATACAGATCAAATTATTCCAAAACAATATTTAAAGAGGATTGAACGAACGGGTTTTGGGCAATTTTTATTTGATGAATGGCGTTATGGGAATGACAGGCAAGAGAATCCGGATTTCCCATTAAATGCACCTGAGCGAAAAGGTGCAAGTATACTCATTACAGGTGAAAATTTTGGCTGTGGTTCATCACGAGAACATGCGCCATGGGCACTTGCTGACTATGGATTTCGTGTTATTGTTGCGGGGGGATTTGCAGATATTTTTTATATGAATTGTACGAAAAATGGCATGCTGCCAATCGTTATGGAAAAAGAAATGCGTGAAAAGCTAGCAGCAGTTAATCCAAGAGATGTCATCGAAGTTGATTTAGAGAATGAAGTGATTACAACCTCGCTACATCGTTTTCATTTTACAATTGAAAACATGTGGAAAGAAAAATTATTAAATGGTTTAGATGAAATCGGAATCACACTTCAATATGAGCAACAAATTCAAGAATATGAACGAAATATAGCTCGCTAA
- the hisD gene encoding histidinol dehydrogenase, with the protein MEMIYGEYTEALKRIKQLREQANIIEETVQLRVREIVEEVRKRQDEALISYTKAFDCTEVTKFRVTKEEIEKASKYVDVSFLEALQEAKKNIISYHEKQKRQSFVDCENEGVIRGQLIRPLQTVGVYVPGGTASYPSSVLMNVLPAKIAGVQKVVMVTPPGKEGLDPHILAAAEIAGVDEIYTVGGAQAIAALAYGTESIPKVDKIVGPGNIYVAFAKREVFGAVHIDMIAGPSEIVVIADKTGNASFIAADLLSQAEHDVRATAICITTCIELAKEIEKEIEVQLQALPRSEIARESIERNGAVLVVPSLEQAFQLSNEIAPEHLELHINEPMNALGYIQHAGSIFIGPYAPEPLGDYFAGPNHVLPTSGTARFFSPLSVDDFVKKSSFVSYTKEALQSVQHHITTLADKEGLHAHARAIQIRFEEEK; encoded by the coding sequence ATGGAGATGATTTATGGGGAGTATACAGAAGCGTTGAAGAGAATAAAACAGCTAAGAGAACAGGCTAATATAATAGAAGAAACTGTACAGCTACGTGTAAGAGAAATTGTTGAAGAAGTAAGAAAAAGACAGGATGAAGCGCTAATTTCTTATACAAAGGCTTTTGATTGTACCGAAGTAACAAAGTTTCGTGTTACCAAAGAAGAAATTGAAAAAGCGAGTAAATATGTAGATGTTTCATTTCTAGAAGCTTTGCAAGAAGCGAAGAAAAACATCATTTCATACCATGAAAAACAAAAAAGACAATCCTTTGTAGATTGTGAAAATGAAGGAGTGATTCGTGGCCAACTAATTAGGCCATTGCAAACAGTGGGTGTATATGTACCAGGAGGAACTGCATCTTATCCATCATCTGTACTCATGAATGTACTACCTGCCAAAATTGCTGGCGTTCAGAAAGTTGTAATGGTCACACCGCCAGGGAAAGAAGGATTAGATCCACATATTTTAGCAGCTGCTGAAATTGCCGGTGTAGATGAAATCTATACAGTAGGTGGAGCGCAAGCGATAGCAGCATTAGCATATGGGACGGAATCGATTCCGAAAGTTGATAAAATTGTCGGGCCGGGGAATATATATGTGGCTTTTGCAAAACGTGAGGTGTTTGGAGCTGTTCATATAGATATGATTGCAGGGCCATCTGAAATCGTCGTAATTGCTGATAAAACTGGGAATGCGTCTTTTATCGCAGCAGATTTATTGTCGCAAGCTGAGCATGACGTGAGAGCAACAGCGATTTGTATTACAACTTGTATAGAACTTGCAAAAGAAATAGAAAAGGAAATAGAAGTGCAACTTCAGGCATTACCAAGAAGTGAAATAGCTCGTGAATCAATAGAAAGAAATGGAGCGGTTCTCGTTGTTCCTTCGTTAGAGCAGGCGTTTCAGTTATCGAATGAAATAGCACCGGAACATTTAGAGTTGCACATAAATGAACCGATGAATGCTTTAGGCTATATTCAGCATGCAGGTTCGATTTTTATTGGTCCATATGCACCAGAACCGCTCGGGGATTATTTTGCAGGTCCGAATCATGTACTGCCAACAAGCGGAACAGCACGATTCTTTTCACCGTTATCAGTAGATGATTTTGTGAAAAAATCAAGTTTTGTATCCTATACGAAAGAAGCGCTACAAAGCGTTCAACATCATATTACAACACTTGCGGATAAAGAAGGATTACATGCTCATGCAAGAGCGATTCAAATTCGGTTTGAGGAGGAGAAATAA
- the hisH gene encoding imidazole glycerol phosphate synthase subunit HisH, which yields MIAIVDYGMGNIRSVEQALTRIGAEHIVTDDKERILQSDGVILPGVGAFPKAMVALQEKGLVSVIQEVGVQEKPLLGICLGMQLLFEESEEIERTQGLGLLPGVIRKLKVPYKIPHMGWNQLKKKREFELWTGVEDGSFVYYVHSYYADCPDEVVCGSSDYEIDIPGFVAKGTIFGAQFHPEKSGDIGIQILRNFKGVVESWKSSQLSI from the coding sequence TTGATTGCGATTGTAGATTATGGGATGGGAAATATTCGCAGTGTTGAACAAGCGCTAACGCGTATTGGGGCTGAACATATTGTAACCGATGATAAAGAAAGAATATTACAAAGTGACGGTGTAATTTTACCAGGAGTGGGAGCTTTTCCAAAAGCAATGGTTGCCCTGCAGGAAAAAGGTCTTGTTTCAGTTATTCAAGAAGTTGGAGTGCAAGAAAAACCACTCCTTGGAATTTGTTTAGGGATGCAACTTTTATTTGAAGAAAGTGAAGAGATAGAAAGAACACAGGGGTTAGGTTTGTTACCAGGAGTAATTCGAAAGCTGAAAGTTCCTTATAAAATACCGCATATGGGTTGGAACCAATTAAAGAAGAAGCGGGAATTTGAGTTATGGACTGGAGTAGAAGATGGTTCCTTTGTGTATTACGTTCATTCTTATTATGCAGATTGTCCAGATGAGGTTGTATGTGGTAGTAGTGACTATGAGATTGATATTCCAGGATTTGTTGCGAAAGGGACTATATTTGGCGCGCAGTTTCATCCCGAAAAAAGTGGTGATATCGGGATACAAATATTAAGAAATTTTAAAGGAGTGGTAGAATCATGGAAATCTTCCCAGCTATCGATTTAA